The Pseudomonas extremaustralis genome contains a region encoding:
- a CDS encoding DMT family transporter yields the protein MQASSIAGVAQATPKKNLLRLLLLPLVILAGMGLSVEAGLLGPLGVQVGHLWATLSIFGVGTAILVLLLLFSGPQKGPALTDLPRWQLIGGFLGPMYVVVLTLATPHIGIAMTMIAILSGQVGKSVLIDHFGWFGTARKRVNGERWIALALIVAALVLIARG from the coding sequence ATGCAGGCCAGTTCTATCGCGGGTGTAGCCCAGGCTACGCCGAAAAAAAACCTGCTCCGGCTGCTGTTGTTGCCGCTGGTGATCCTGGCCGGCATGGGCCTGTCGGTGGAGGCCGGTCTGCTCGGGCCGCTGGGTGTGCAGGTGGGGCATTTATGGGCGACGTTGAGCATCTTTGGCGTCGGTACGGCGATTCTGGTTCTGCTGCTGCTGTTCAGCGGCCCGCAAAAAGGCCCGGCGCTGACCGACCTGCCGCGCTGGCAGTTGATCGGTGGGTTCCTGGGGCCGATGTACGTGGTGGTGCTGACCTTGGCCACGCCGCATATCGGCATTGCCATGACGATGATCGCGATCTTGTCCGGGCAGGTGGGCAAGAGCGTGCTGATCGACCATTTCGGCTGGTTCGGCACGGCGCGCAAACGCGTGAATGGCGAGCGCTGGATTGCACTGGCGTTGATTGTGGCGGCACTTGTTCTGATTGCGCGGGGTTAA
- a CDS encoding LysR family transcriptional regulator — translation MQGLNELSFKALRLFVAVLDLGSFSEVARREGLAPSSISRQIQLMEQALGQQLLYRHTRAVSPTEAGRLLGRHARVMLEQLEAAGQALQEQESEPSGLVRINAPMVFGQRHLSPWLGELCRRYPKLQLDIQQTDTYVDPLQDGTDLLFRIGVLNDSSMQARIFAPQRFRLAASPAYLARHGTPRHPEELLQHQCLAYKGITGQQRWFFRKGQGEWTPYSVKGPITGNHADTLTDAAEQGLGFVVFPSWLIGESLRAGTLQAVLSDYEVATTLEPQQIAALWPGSRRLSLKVRTVIDYFVACFGEVPYWDR, via the coding sequence ATGCAGGGTTTGAATGAATTGAGCTTCAAGGCGCTGCGCCTGTTCGTCGCCGTGCTGGACCTGGGCAGTTTCTCCGAAGTGGCGCGTCGTGAAGGCCTGGCGCCCTCCTCGATCTCGCGACAAATCCAGCTGATGGAACAGGCCCTCGGCCAGCAATTGCTCTATCGCCACACCCGTGCGGTCAGCCCCACCGAAGCCGGGCGCCTGCTGGGGCGGCACGCACGGGTGATGCTGGAACAACTGGAAGCCGCTGGCCAGGCCCTGCAGGAACAGGAAAGCGAACCCAGCGGCCTGGTGCGCATCAACGCGCCGATGGTGTTCGGCCAGCGTCACCTGTCGCCGTGGCTGGGCGAGTTGTGCCGGCGGTACCCGAAGCTGCAATTGGATATCCAGCAGACCGACACCTACGTCGACCCGCTGCAAGACGGCACCGACCTGCTGTTCCGCATCGGCGTGCTCAACGACTCCAGCATGCAGGCACGTATCTTCGCGCCCCAGCGCTTTCGCCTCGCCGCCAGCCCCGCCTACCTGGCCCGACACGGCACGCCCCGCCACCCTGAAGAACTGCTCCAGCATCAGTGCCTGGCCTACAAGGGCATCACCGGCCAACAGCGCTGGTTCTTCCGCAAAGGCCAGGGCGAGTGGACACCCTACAGCGTCAAGGGCCCGATCACCGGCAACCACGCCGACACCCTGACCGACGCCGCCGAACAAGGCCTGGGGTTCGTGGTATTCCCGTCCTGGTTGATCGGCGAAAGCCTGCGCGCGGGCACCTTGCAGGCGGTGCTGAGCGACTATGAGGTGGCGACCACGCTCGAACCGCAGCAGATCGCGGCGTTGTGGCCGGGCAGCCGCCGGTTGTCACTGAAGGTGCGCACGGTGATCGACTACTTCGTGGCGTGTTTCGGGGAGGTGCCGTATTGGGATCGATGA
- a CDS encoding Nramp family divalent metal transporter has protein sequence MKFSLPKIPTAPFCPPEVAGSVVVDPKASFFKRILMFAGPGLLISIGYMDPGNWATAIEAGSRYGYSLLFVVLLASLAGMVVQCLCSRLGIATGKDLAQLCRERYSLRSARTQWALAEISIIATDLAEVLGCALAFHLLLGVSLTTGIVITAFDTLLVLALQNRGFRRLEAIMLALVATIGVCFFIELVLIKPYWPDVFSGFTPSLSAISDAAPLYLAIGILGATVMPHNLYLHSSIVQTRLIGKDLASKQDAVKLARIDTIGSLALALLVNAAILILAAAAFHNTGHSDVVDIQDAYHLLDPLVGGAFASILFGVALLASGQSSTFTGTIAGQVIMEGYLDLRIPCWQRRLITRGLALIPAFMGVWLMGDAAIGKLLVLSQVVLSLQLPFALYPLIRMTGDKQLMGPFVNRLHTQVLAWFLFALISGANAWLIGQWVF, from the coding sequence GTGAAATTCAGCCTGCCAAAAATTCCTACCGCTCCATTTTGCCCGCCGGAAGTGGCCGGTTCCGTCGTCGTTGATCCCAAGGCGTCGTTCTTCAAACGCATTCTGATGTTCGCCGGCCCCGGCCTGCTGATTTCCATCGGCTACATGGACCCCGGCAACTGGGCCACGGCCATTGAGGCCGGGTCACGCTACGGCTACAGCTTGTTGTTCGTGGTGTTGCTGGCCAGTCTGGCGGGGATGGTGGTGCAGTGCCTGTGCTCGCGGCTGGGCATCGCCACCGGCAAGGACTTGGCGCAACTGTGTCGCGAGCGCTACAGCCTGCGCTCCGCACGTACCCAGTGGGCACTGGCGGAAATCTCCATCATTGCCACTGACCTGGCCGAAGTGCTCGGTTGCGCCCTGGCGTTTCATTTGCTGCTGGGGGTCTCGCTGACCACCGGCATTGTCATCACCGCCTTCGATACCCTGTTGGTGCTGGCCCTGCAAAACCGGGGTTTCCGGCGTCTTGAAGCGATCATGCTGGCGCTGGTGGCAACCATCGGCGTGTGTTTCTTCATCGAACTGGTGCTGATCAAACCTTACTGGCCGGACGTATTCAGCGGCTTCACGCCGTCGCTGTCGGCCATCAGCGATGCCGCACCGCTGTACCTGGCCATCGGCATCCTTGGCGCGACGGTGATGCCCCATAACCTTTACCTGCACAGCTCGATCGTGCAAACCCGGCTGATCGGCAAGGACCTCGCCAGCAAGCAGGACGCGGTCAAGCTGGCCCGTATCGACACCATCGGCTCCCTGGCCCTGGCGCTGCTGGTCAACGCTGCGATCCTGATACTTGCCGCCGCCGCCTTCCACAACACCGGCCACAGCGATGTGGTCGATATCCAGGACGCCTACCACCTGCTCGACCCGCTGGTGGGCGGCGCGTTTGCCAGCATCCTGTTCGGCGTCGCTTTGCTGGCGTCCGGGCAAAGCTCGACCTTCACCGGCACCATCGCCGGACAAGTGATCATGGAGGGCTACCTGGACCTGCGCATTCCCTGTTGGCAACGGCGCCTGATCACCCGCGGGCTGGCGCTGATCCCGGCGTTCATGGGGGTGTGGCTGATGGGCGATGCCGCCATCGGCAAGCTGCTGGTCCTCAGCCAGGTCGTGCTCAGCCTGCAGTTGCCGTTTGCGCTGTACCCGCTGATCCGCATGACCGGCGACAAGCAACTGATGGGGCCATTCGTCAACCGGCTGCATACGCAAGTGTTGGCGTGGTTTCTGTTTGCGCTGATCAGTGGCGCGAATGCGTGGCTGATCGGGCAGTGGGTGTTTTGA